In one Streptomyces sp. T12 genomic region, the following are encoded:
- a CDS encoding IS5 family transposase, translating to MMLPCYHYPSDASDLEWALLERLLPTPACQTPKGGAPEKWPRRRVVDSIRYIVDNGAKWRALPADFGIPWRTVFGYFARWAKAGVLKWIFDQLRRRLRLRRRRCPLPVRVIVDSQSVKGAETVSNATRGCDANKHINGRKRHLLVDQDGLLVDLLVTPADVQDRDAARILLTRLHAEHPEIVLVWADDSYGGEEFSTWAQDTLGITIKVVPRPKDADGFVVLPKRWVIERSNSWTMRARRNARDYERLMAHAEAHIQWAFITLMTRRLTRPRRQPETARSPSRQPPENLASRTDQGRARVHPEDGACRKEADMGPREEELALRHQAAILDAYADELERGYPCPWCGEPTVHFRDEPAGRNWCPFCDWDPPEPTNPDW from the coding sequence ATGATGCTGCCCTGCTACCACTACCCCTCCGACGCCAGCGACCTCGAATGGGCCCTGCTCGAACGCCTTCTCCCGACGCCCGCATGCCAGACCCCGAAGGGCGGCGCGCCCGAGAAGTGGCCCCGGCGACGGGTGGTCGACTCGATCCGCTACATCGTCGACAACGGGGCGAAATGGCGCGCGCTGCCCGCCGACTTCGGCATCCCCTGGCGCACCGTGTTCGGGTACTTCGCCCGCTGGGCGAAGGCCGGCGTGCTCAAGTGGATCTTTGACCAGCTCCGCCGACGGCTGCGGCTGCGCCGTCGGCGCTGTCCCTTGCCGGTGCGGGTGATCGTGGACTCTCAGTCCGTCAAAGGTGCGGAGACGGTGTCGAACGCGACACGCGGGTGCGATGCAAACAAGCACATAAACGGGCGGAAGCGACATCTCCTGGTTGACCAGGACGGCCTGCTCGTCGATCTGCTCGTCACCCCCGCCGACGTCCAGGACCGCGACGCGGCCCGCATCCTGCTGACCCGCCTTCACGCCGAACACCCCGAAATCGTCCTGGTCTGGGCGGACGACAGCTATGGCGGAGAGGAGTTCAGCACCTGGGCCCAGGACACCCTCGGCATCACAATCAAGGTCGTTCCCCGCCCCAAGGACGCCGACGGCTTCGTCGTGCTACCGAAGCGGTGGGTGATCGAGCGGTCGAATTCGTGGACGATGCGGGCCCGACGCAACGCACGGGATTACGAGCGCCTGATGGCCCATGCCGAGGCGCACATCCAGTGGGCGTTCATCACCCTCATGACTCGCCGCCTGACCCGGCCGCGCCGCCAGCCCGAGACGGCCCGGTCGCCCTCGCGGCAGCCGCCTGAGAACCTCGCATCCCGCACTGACCAGGGCAGAGCGCGGGTGCATCCTGAGGATGGAGCCTGCCGCAAGGAGGCCGACATGGGACCCCGAGAAGAAGAACTCGCTCTACGGCACCAGGCCGCCATCCTCGACGCGTATGCCGACGAACTGGAGCGGGGCTACCCCTGCCCGTGGTGCGGCGAGCCCACAGTGCACTTCCGGGACGAACCCGCCGGGCGGAACTGGTGCCCGTTCTGTGACTGGGACCCGCCCGAACCCACGAACCCGGACTGGTGA
- a CDS encoding acetamidase/formamidase family protein, whose translation MSDPRILTVRPEPGEYAWTFGGAPPVARIAPGTVLDLYTEDCFAGRVRSEKDLVSQVCEFPYLNPQTGPFHIEGAEPGDTIAVHFVAIEPARDWAASTTVPLFGALTSTHTTATLQPPLPETVWIWQLDRTRRTALFRAHDSDIEAELPMDPMHGTVGVAPANLEVRSALVPDAHGGNMDTPEMRAGVTCYLGVNVEGALLSLGDGHARQGEGETCGVAVECAMNTVVIVELLKGLATPWPRIESDTHIISTGSARPLEDAFRISQLDLVQWLVRDYGFGELDAYQFATQAVESPLANVCDTNYTCVAKIRKQWLPARETHRGLHARLRETAATLR comes from the coding sequence ATGAGCGACCCCCGGATCCTGACCGTGCGCCCGGAACCGGGCGAATACGCTTGGACGTTCGGCGGCGCACCGCCCGTGGCGCGCATCGCACCCGGCACGGTTCTCGACCTGTACACGGAGGACTGCTTCGCCGGGCGGGTGCGGTCGGAGAAGGACCTGGTGTCTCAGGTGTGCGAGTTCCCCTACCTCAACCCGCAGACAGGCCCCTTCCACATCGAGGGCGCCGAGCCGGGTGACACGATCGCCGTGCATTTCGTGGCGATCGAACCGGCCCGGGACTGGGCCGCGTCGACCACGGTCCCGTTGTTCGGCGCACTGACCTCCACGCACACCACGGCCACGCTGCAACCGCCGCTCCCGGAGACCGTCTGGATCTGGCAGCTCGACCGGACACGACGTACGGCGCTGTTCCGGGCACACGACAGTGACATCGAGGCCGAGCTGCCCATGGATCCGATGCACGGCACGGTCGGGGTGGCCCCCGCCAATCTGGAGGTGCGCTCGGCCCTGGTGCCCGACGCGCACGGCGGGAACATGGACACGCCCGAGATGCGGGCGGGCGTCACCTGCTATCTCGGGGTGAACGTCGAGGGCGCGCTGCTCAGCCTCGGCGACGGGCACGCCCGGCAGGGCGAGGGCGAGACCTGTGGGGTGGCGGTCGAGTGCGCGATGAACACCGTGGTGATCGTCGAGTTGCTCAAGGGGCTCGCCACACCCTGGCCGCGCATCGAGTCGGACACGCACATCATCTCGACGGGCTCGGCCCGGCCGCTGGAGGACGCGTTCCGGATATCCCAGCTCGACCTGGTGCAGTGGCTGGTGCGCGACTACGGGTTCGGTGAGCTGGACGCGTACCAGTTCGCGACCCAGGCCGTCGAGTCGCCGCTGGCCAATGTGTGCGACACCAACTACACGTGCGTGGCCAAGATCCGAAAGCAGTGGCTGCCCGCACGCGAGACGCACCGCGGACTTCATGCACGGCTGCGGGAGACGGCAGCGACTCTGCGCTGA
- a CDS encoding DUF6192 family protein: MPAMIGSVTRERYDELVKLGRDWVATMSGAQWRIGDAAMEIEPMRSYGGANPSGKDDLFTVSEAIRLFAEDIGLSYSTVRGYRWVASRWPKERRRADVSHTIHKILAGIQDPEERFEAVNTPPRPPRAAARPAGRTTARNA; the protein is encoded by the coding sequence ATGCCCGCGATGATCGGCAGTGTGACCCGGGAACGCTACGACGAGCTGGTCAAGCTGGGACGGGATTGGGTCGCCACGATGAGCGGCGCCCAGTGGCGGATTGGCGATGCGGCCATGGAGATCGAGCCGATGCGCTCGTATGGGGGTGCGAATCCGTCCGGGAAGGACGACCTGTTCACGGTCAGCGAGGCCATCCGGCTATTCGCCGAGGACATCGGCCTGTCGTACTCCACGGTCCGGGGCTACCGGTGGGTGGCCTCCCGCTGGCCGAAGGAGCGTCGGCGGGCGGACGTCTCGCACACGATCCACAAGATCCTGGCCGGTATCCAGGATCCCGAGGAGCGGTTCGAGGCGGTGAACACCCCCCCCCGCCCACCCCGCGCGGCGGCCCGCCCCGCTGGACGCACGACAGCGCGAAACGCGTAG
- a CDS encoding DUF6192 family protein, producing MGWKVDTPESVQEKVEAIHDLAADDTVASVVTTDFLRRPAVASKAMADDTARHAVNEAQFDRFRQQAQFVHEEAAPQLQRMEHSAQFMDLVAACAQFVTTAGRIVPNLRGEHYDDAERGTIGRGLARVRAAADWIEGAVTRGEVDLDEQLEKLLKGSGE from the coding sequence GTGGGCTGGAAGGTCGACACCCCGGAGAGCGTGCAGGAGAAGGTGGAGGCCATCCACGACCTGGCCGCCGACGACACGGTTGCCTCGGTGGTGACCACCGACTTCCTGCGCCGTCCTGCGGTCGCTTCGAAGGCCATGGCCGATGACACCGCCCGGCACGCGGTTAACGAGGCTCAGTTCGACCGGTTCCGCCAGCAGGCCCAGTTCGTGCACGAGGAAGCTGCCCCGCAGCTGCAGCGCATGGAGCACAGCGCCCAGTTCATGGACCTGGTCGCGGCCTGCGCGCAGTTCGTCACGACGGCCGGGCGGATCGTGCCGAACCTGCGCGGCGAGCACTACGACGACGCCGAACGCGGCACCATCGGCCGGGGACTTGCGAGGGTGCGCGCCGCGGCCGACTGGATCGAGGGCGCCGTCACCCGTGGCGAGGTCGACCTGGACGAGCAGCTTGAGAAGCTGCTGAAGGGCTCGGGTGAGTAG
- a CDS encoding RacP protein, giving the protein MGRGVPAHVHAEAILSALQEARPAGLTITQLMAATERTRAQIHTGLAHLRQVAAARGLPPVTWDRKWGYRLLDDAPEVWIGYERAFFDTVHHHVENFIAGILLPHQKKTPDDPYIRTVMAQMGAIESTLQLLSNLE; this is encoded by the coding sequence ATGGGGCGGGGCGTCCCCGCTCACGTCCACGCCGAAGCGATCCTCAGCGCCCTGCAGGAGGCCCGCCCCGCCGGACTGACCATCACCCAGCTCATGGCCGCCACCGAACGCACCCGCGCGCAGATCCACACCGGGCTCGCGCACCTGCGGCAGGTCGCGGCCGCGCGTGGTCTTCCGCCTGTGACCTGGGACAGGAAGTGGGGGTATCGGCTGCTGGACGACGCGCCGGAGGTCTGGATCGGCTACGAGCGGGCGTTCTTCGACACCGTGCACCACCATGTCGAGAACTTCATCGCCGGGATTCTGCTCCCGCACCAGAAGAAGACCCCTGACGACCCCTATATCCGCACCGTCATGGCCCAGATGGGCGCGATCGAGTCCACCCTCCAGCTGCTGTCCAACCTGGAGTGA